From a single Serratia surfactantfaciens genomic region:
- a CDS encoding PTS mannitol transporter subunit IICBA, with protein sequence MFSPDIKVKVQNFGRFLSNMVMPNIGAFIAWGIITALFIPTGWLPNETLAKLVGPMITYLLPLLIGYTGGRLVGGDRGGVVGAITTMGVIVGADMPMFLGAMIAGPLGGWAIKHFDRWVDGKIKSGFEMLVNNFSAGIIGMLLAILAFLGIGPLVEVLSKLLAAGVHVMVTNNLLPLASIFVEPAKILFLNNAINHGIFSPLGIQQATEAGKSVFFLIEANPGPGMGVLMAYMFFGRGSAKQSAGGAAIIHFLGGIHEIYFPYVLMNPRLLLAVILGGMTGVFTLTMLNGGLVSPASPGSILAVLAMTPKGAYFANIAAVFAAFAVSFVVSAFLLKTSKVKEDDDLEAATRRVQEMKSQSKGGAAAPAAVDGDLSTVRKIIVACDAGMGSSAMGAGVLRKKVADAGLKNISVTNSAINSLPDDVDLVITHRDLTERAMRHAPQAQHISLTNFLDSKLYGDLVERLLAVNTAAAAAPQSGAHAAAEAGEQGLFKLSESNVFLNLQASDKEQAIRFAGEQLVKGGYVEPEYVPAMLEREKLTSTYLGESIAVPHGTIEAKDRVLRTGVVFCQYPQGVRFGDEEDEVARLVIGIAARNNEHIQVITSLTNALDDESVIERLANTTSVQEVLDLLGGKKAG encoded by the coding sequence ATGTTTTCACCAGACATCAAGGTTAAAGTGCAAAACTTTGGCCGCTTCCTGAGCAACATGGTGATGCCCAACATCGGCGCCTTTATCGCCTGGGGGATTATCACCGCACTGTTCATTCCAACCGGCTGGCTGCCGAATGAAACCTTAGCCAAGCTGGTCGGCCCGATGATCACCTACCTGCTGCCGTTGCTGATCGGCTACACCGGCGGGCGACTGGTAGGCGGCGATCGCGGCGGCGTAGTCGGCGCCATCACCACCATGGGCGTCATCGTCGGCGCCGACATGCCGATGTTCCTCGGCGCGATGATCGCCGGCCCGCTGGGCGGCTGGGCTATCAAGCACTTCGACCGCTGGGTGGACGGCAAGATCAAAAGCGGCTTTGAAATGCTGGTGAACAACTTCTCCGCCGGCATCATCGGCATGTTGCTGGCGATCCTGGCCTTCCTGGGCATCGGGCCGCTGGTGGAGGTGCTCTCCAAACTGCTGGCGGCGGGTGTGCACGTGATGGTGACGAACAACCTGCTGCCGTTGGCGTCCATCTTCGTTGAACCGGCGAAAATCCTGTTCCTGAACAACGCCATCAACCACGGCATCTTCTCGCCGCTGGGCATTCAGCAGGCCACGGAAGCCGGCAAGTCGGTGTTCTTCCTGATTGAAGCCAACCCAGGCCCGGGCATGGGCGTGCTGATGGCCTACATGTTCTTCGGCCGCGGCAGCGCCAAGCAATCCGCCGGCGGTGCAGCGATCATTCACTTCCTGGGCGGCATCCACGAAATCTACTTCCCGTACGTGCTGATGAACCCACGTCTGCTGCTGGCGGTGATCCTGGGCGGCATGACCGGCGTCTTTACCCTGACGATGCTGAACGGTGGCCTGGTGTCTCCGGCTTCCCCTGGGTCGATTCTGGCGGTGCTGGCGATGACCCCGAAAGGCGCCTATTTCGCCAACATTGCAGCGGTGTTCGCAGCCTTTGCCGTCTCCTTCGTGGTGTCCGCTTTCCTGCTGAAAACCTCCAAGGTGAAAGAGGATGACGATCTGGAAGCCGCGACCCGTCGCGTGCAAGAGATGAAATCGCAGTCCAAGGGCGGCGCGGCAGCGCCGGCGGCGGTCGATGGCGATCTGAGCACCGTGCGCAAAATCATCGTCGCCTGCGATGCGGGCATGGGCTCCAGCGCCATGGGCGCCGGGGTGCTGCGCAAGAAAGTGGCCGACGCCGGGCTGAAGAACATCTCGGTGACCAACAGCGCCATCAACAGTCTGCCGGACGATGTGGACCTGGTGATCACCCACCGCGATCTGACAGAACGCGCGATGCGCCATGCGCCGCAGGCCCAGCACATTTCACTGACCAACTTCCTCGACAGCAAGCTGTATGGCGATCTGGTCGAGCGTTTGCTGGCGGTGAATACCGCTGCCGCAGCGGCCCCGCAGAGCGGCGCGCACGCGGCTGCAGAGGCCGGCGAACAGGGGCTGTTCAAGCTAAGCGAGAGCAACGTGTTCCTCAACCTGCAGGCCAGCGACAAAGAGCAGGCGATCCGTTTCGCCGGCGAGCAGCTGGTGAAGGGCGGCTACGTTGAGCCGGAATACGTGCCGGCGATGCTGGAGCGCGAAAAGCTCACGTCCACCTACCTGGGCGAGTCGATCGCCGTGCCGCACGGCACCATCGAGGCTAAAGACCGGGTGCTGCGTACCGGCGTGGTGTTCTGCCAATACCCGCAGGGCGTGCGCTTCGGCGATGAAGAGGACGAAGTGGCGCGCCTGGTGATCGGCATTGCCGCGCGCAACAACGAGCATATCCAGGTGATCACCAGCCTGACCAACGCGCTGGATGACGAGAGCGTGATCGAGCGGCTGGCTAATACCACCAGCGTCCAGGAAGTGCTGGACCTGCTCGGCGGCAAAAAAGCCGGATAA
- a CDS encoding DUF3053 domain-containing protein has product MAVGIQSRVFARWLAPVLALLVVMQLTACGDKEPEQRKAFIDYLQNTVMRSGANIPTLSEDQKQKFGNYAGDYAILVGFSQQLSKSVGASLTPALDQINQIRTAQDYLNKRDALQQSVGALNLLGQQIQSAKSQADTARAALKQPDDLKAVYNQAYDKIVTAPANALMPAIPTTASFVQDLVQVGDFLQSQGNQVSFNNNGVQFRTAQQVAQYNTMMSNLVAKQQNLVNAQKTIQSVTQ; this is encoded by the coding sequence ATGGCGGTAGGGATCCAGAGCAGAGTTTTCGCGCGTTGGTTGGCACCGGTATTGGCATTGTTGGTGGTCATGCAATTGACCGCCTGCGGCGATAAAGAGCCGGAACAGCGCAAAGCATTCATTGATTACTTACAGAATACCGTGATGCGCAGCGGGGCGAACATCCCCACGCTGAGCGAAGACCAGAAACAGAAGTTCGGCAACTATGCCGGCGATTACGCGATTTTGGTCGGTTTTTCCCAGCAGTTGTCCAAATCGGTCGGCGCCAGCCTGACGCCGGCGCTGGACCAGATTAACCAGATCCGCACCGCGCAGGACTACCTGAACAAACGCGACGCGCTGCAGCAATCGGTCGGAGCATTGAACCTGCTGGGCCAGCAGATCCAGTCCGCCAAATCGCAGGCGGATACCGCCCGTGCGGCGCTGAAGCAGCCCGACGATCTGAAGGCGGTGTACAACCAGGCCTATGACAAGATCGTCACCGCGCCGGCCAACGCCCTGATGCCGGCGATCCCGACCACCGCCAGCTTCGTGCAGGATCTGGTGCAGGTTGGCGATTTCCTGCAGAGCCAGGGCAATCAGGTCAGCTTTAACAACAACGGCGTGCAGTTCCGCACCGCGCAACAGGTGGCGCAATACAACACCATGATGTCGAATCTGGTGGCTAAACAGCAGAACCTGGTGAACGCGCAGAAAACCATTCAAAGCGTGACGCAATAA
- a CDS encoding mannitol-1-phosphate 5-dehydrogenase, translated as MKALHFGAGNIGRGFIGKLLADAGVELTFADVNQTVLDLLNSRKSYQVHVVGEQERVESVNNVSAVNSGSEAAVALIAEADLVTTAVGPQILAKIAGTIAKGLVLRHQQGNAQPLNIIACENMVRGTSQLKQHVFAALPQDEQAWVEQHVGFVDSAVDRIVPPADSSDPLEVTVETFSEWIVDQTQFKGQPPAIAGMELTDNLMAFVERKLFTLNTGHAITAYLGQLAGLQTIRDAILDPAIRRVVKGAMEESGAVLIKRYGFDADKHAAYINKILGRFENPYLHDDVERVGRQPLRKLSAGDRLIKPLLGTLEYGLPHANLIQGIAAAMSYRSEQDPQALELAELLSTLGPKAALAQISGLPAESEVVEQAVAVYNAMHK; from the coding sequence ATGAAAGCATTACATTTTGGCGCAGGGAACATCGGCCGCGGTTTTATCGGCAAGCTGCTGGCGGACGCGGGCGTTGAGCTGACCTTCGCCGACGTCAATCAAACGGTGCTGGATCTGCTGAACAGCCGTAAAAGCTACCAGGTGCACGTGGTGGGCGAACAAGAGCGCGTAGAGAGCGTCAACAACGTCAGCGCCGTCAACAGCGGCAGCGAAGCCGCGGTAGCGCTGATCGCCGAGGCGGATCTGGTGACCACCGCCGTGGGCCCGCAAATTCTCGCCAAAATCGCCGGCACGATCGCCAAAGGGTTGGTGTTGCGCCATCAGCAGGGCAATGCGCAGCCGCTGAACATCATCGCCTGTGAGAACATGGTGCGCGGCACCAGCCAGCTGAAGCAGCACGTGTTTGCCGCGCTGCCGCAGGACGAGCAAGCATGGGTTGAGCAGCACGTCGGCTTCGTCGATTCGGCGGTCGACCGCATCGTGCCGCCGGCGGACAGCAGCGATCCGCTGGAAGTCACAGTGGAAACCTTTAGCGAATGGATCGTCGACCAGACGCAGTTTAAAGGCCAGCCTCCGGCGATCGCCGGCATGGAGCTGACCGATAACCTGATGGCTTTCGTCGAGCGCAAGCTGTTCACCCTCAACACCGGTCACGCCATCACCGCCTATCTCGGCCAGCTGGCTGGGTTGCAAACCATTCGCGACGCCATTCTTGACCCGGCGATCCGCCGCGTGGTGAAAGGGGCGATGGAAGAGAGCGGCGCGGTGCTGATCAAGCGCTATGGCTTTGACGCCGATAAGCACGCCGCCTACATCAATAAAATCCTCGGCCGCTTTGAAAACCCGTATCTGCATGACGACGTCGAGCGCGTAGGGCGCCAGCCGCTGCGCAAACTGAGCGCTGGCGATCGCCTGATCAAGCCGTTGCTGGGCACGCTGGAATATGGCCTGCCGCACGCCAACCTGATCCAGGGCATCGCCGCCGCCATGAGTTACCGCAGCGAACAGGATCCGCAGGCGCTGGAATTGGCGGAACTGCTGAGCACCCTGGGGCCGAAAGCCGCGCTGGCGCAAATTTCCGGCTTGCCGGCGGAAAGCGAGGTTGTAGAACAGGCCGTTGCTGTGTATAACGCCATGCACAAGTAG
- a CDS encoding Fic family protein, whose product MYHVRMVHFSNVYRRANLLMSSYQPPLTITPSILHLATDVGAALAHLTMQAEQEHALQLRRINRIRTIQGSLAIEGNTLSEEQITAIIAGKRVIAPPRDVQEAMNAIHCYTNLNHWHPENERHLLAAHGMLMNSLLPDAGRYRQSGVGVMNGNVVIHMAPPAERVPLLIRQLLIWLQQTDLPPLIGSCVFHYEFEFIHPFADGNGRMGRLWQTLILSRWDPLFANVPVESLVHDNQSGYYQALNASNQKTDCSPFVEFMLEMILKALELSITPQVTPQVTPQVADLLATLQGEMSREALQNVLQLQDRKSFRERYLQPALNAGWIEMTLPDKPKSRLQRYRLTAAGIKQLRQP is encoded by the coding sequence GTGTACCACGTACGCATGGTACACTTTTCCAACGTTTATCGCCGGGCCAACTTGCTCATGTCCTCTTATCAACCGCCGTTGACCATCACCCCCTCCATTCTGCATCTGGCGACAGACGTAGGGGCAGCGTTGGCCCATTTGACAATGCAAGCGGAACAAGAGCATGCGTTGCAGCTAAGGCGCATCAATCGGATCCGCACCATTCAAGGTTCGTTGGCGATCGAAGGCAATACCCTGAGCGAAGAGCAGATCACCGCTATCATCGCAGGTAAACGCGTCATCGCCCCTCCGCGAGACGTTCAGGAAGCGATGAATGCCATCCATTGCTATACCAACCTGAATCATTGGCATCCCGAAAATGAACGCCATCTGCTTGCCGCACATGGGATGCTGATGAACAGCTTGCTACCTGATGCCGGCCGCTATCGTCAGAGCGGCGTCGGCGTGATGAACGGCAACGTCGTGATCCATATGGCTCCCCCGGCGGAACGCGTACCGTTGCTGATCCGCCAACTGCTCATCTGGCTGCAACAAACCGATCTGCCACCGCTGATCGGCAGCTGCGTATTTCACTATGAATTCGAATTCATCCACCCGTTTGCCGATGGAAACGGCCGCATGGGACGGTTGTGGCAAACGCTGATTTTGTCACGCTGGGATCCGTTGTTCGCCAACGTGCCGGTTGAGAGCCTGGTGCATGATAACCAGTCCGGATATTACCAAGCGCTGAATGCCAGCAACCAAAAAACCGATTGTTCACCCTTCGTTGAATTCATGCTGGAAATGATTCTAAAAGCGCTTGAGCTGAGTATTACCCCCCAAGTCACCCCCCAAGTCACCCCCCAAGTCGCTGACTTGCTGGCGACGCTGCAAGGTGAGATGTCGCGAGAAGCACTCCAGAATGTTCTACAGTTGCAGGATCGAAAATCTTTCCGCGAACGCTATCTCCAACCGGCCTTGAATGCCGGTTGGATTGAAATGACGCTACCGGATAAGCCCAAGAGCCGTTTACAACGCTATCGCTTGACCGCAGCCGGTATCAAACAGTTACGCCAGCCATAA